In one window of Zygosaccharomyces rouxii strain CBS732 chromosome E complete sequence DNA:
- a CDS encoding MFS transporter (similar to uniprot|P38124 Saccharomyces cerevisiae YBR008C FLR1 Plasma membrane multidrug transporter member of the major facilitator superfamily involved in efflux of fluconazole diazaborine benomyl methotrexate and other drugs): MQALIAAYVNTYRNTFAVDVLERLNLVQVDEEYALKDESDSSLSKDSTSKDESNVDLEALEKQPSAVLANTGGSVSGGDGNSGELKDGKDATDPYLVQFRGTKDPDHPHNWLGFKKFVVILEIMLLTCVTYMGSAIYTPGQEEIQKEFGVGHVVGTLNLSMYVLGYGLGPMVFSPLSEFAMYGRQQLYIITLFLFSMLQIGCALVHNIAGLVILRFITGILCSPSLATGAASIGDIVKPELVPVFIGMWSIGAVAAPVTGPLLGASMVVAKNWRWIFWLLMWMSAALLILLVFFFPETGEDNILYRRCMRIRKITGDDRYYTFKAREEAKLTFKDIAVVALYRPFEIIVKEPIVLALDIYIALCYGTFYLFFEAFPIVFAGVYHFTLIELGLAYMGFCVGCVFAYAISLIFLTQYAARQAKKNKFTPETFLVLAMGVCWCLPLALFLFGWAASVHWTLPMLAEIFFVICVFNLFQATFAYLAMSYPKYMASVFAGNGVMRAGFACAFPLFGKAMYDNLAIKGYPVAWGSSLLGFFSIGLAAIPFLLYKYGPYLRSKSRFTG, translated from the coding sequence ATGCAGGCCTTAATTGCTGCTTATGTTAACACATATAGAAACACGTTTGCCGTTGATGTCTTAGAACGTCTCAACCTTGTCCAAGTGGATGAGGAATATgctttgaaagatgaatcTGATAGTTCTCTTAGTAAAGACAGTACTTCAAAGGACGAGTCCAATGTGGATTTAGAAGCGCTAGAGAAGCAGCCTAGTGCCGTGCTTGCTAATACTGGTGGCAGCGtttctggtggtgatggtaattCGGGAGAGTTGAAAGACGGGAAGGATGCTACTGATCCATATCTAGTACAATTTAGGGGCACTAAAGACCCTGATCATCCTCATAATTGGTTAGGctttaaaaaatttgtGGTTATTTTAGAGATTATGTTGCTCACGTGTGTGACATACATGGGTTCTGCGATATACACTCCGggtcaagaagaaatccaGAAAGAATTTGGTGTGGGGCACGTTGTGGGGACTTTAAATTTGTCCATGTACGTGCTTGGTTACGGTTTAGGTCCAATGGTGTTCTCACCGTTATCAGAATTTGCTATGTACGGTCGCCAACAATTGTACATTATTactcttttccttttttctATGCTTCAGATTGGTTGTGCACTGGTGCATAACATTGCAGGTTTAGTCATTTTGCGGTTTATCACTGGTATCCTATGTTCGCCTTCATTGGCAACAGGTGCCGCTTCCATTGGTGATATTGTAAAACCCGAACTGGTACCTGTATTTATTGGTATGTGGTCTATCGGTGCAGTGGCGGCTCCAGTTACGGGGCCATTGCTAGGTGCCTCGATGGTGGTTGCCAAAAACTGGAGATGGATCTTTTGGCTGCTTATGTGGATGAGTGCAGCCCTGTTGATCCTTTtagttttcttctttccaGAAACTGGTGAAGACAATATTTTGTACCGCCGTTGTATGAGAATAAGAAAGATTACAGGTGATGATAGATATTACACTTTCAAAGCTCGTGAAGAAGCTAAGCTCACATTTAAGGATATTGCAGTTGTGGCACTTTATAGGCCATTTGAAATCATCGTCAAGGAACCCATCGTTTTGGCTCTGGATATTTATATCGCCTTATGTTACGGTACTTTTTACCTTTTCTTCGAAGCATTCCCAATTGTCTTCGCAGGTGTTTACCATTTCACGCTAATTGAATTGGGATTGGCATATATGGGATTCTGTGTTGGGTGTGTCTTTGCTTATGCTATTTCCTTAATTTTTCTCACTCAGTATGCCGCTAGACAAGCTAAGAAGAATAAGTTTACACCGGAAACCTTCCTAGTTCTTGCGATGGGCGTGTGCTGGTGCTTACCGCTAGCGCTATTTCTCTTCGGCTGGGCTGCCAGCGTTCACTGGACATTGCCTATGCTTGCCGAGATTTTTTTCGTTATCTGCGTTTTCAATCTATTCCAAGCTACATTTGCCTACCTGGCAATGTCATATCCAAAGTACATGGCGTCTGTTTTTGCAGGTAATGGTGTTATGCGGGCAGGATTCGCGTGTGCTTTCCCACTATTCGGTAAGGCGATGTATGACAACTTGGCTATAAAGGGCTATCCAGTAGCATGGGGATCGTCACTGCTAGGATTTTTCTCTATTGGTCTAGCTGCAATTCCATTTTTACTATACAAATACGGACCTTACTTGAGAAGCAAGTCAAGATTCACAGGTTAG
- a CDS encoding MFS transporter (similar to uniprot|P38124 Saccharomyces cerevisiae YBR008C FLR1 Plasma membrane multidrug transporter member of the major facilitator superfamily involved in efflux of fluconazole diazaborine benomyl methotrexate and other drugs) — MRSLISAYVNTYRNTFAVDILERFNLVQVDEHFALKDESDDSLCKEDISKDVPNADLEALEKQPSGNVTLASAGGIISAGDDNSGELKDAKDATDPYLVQFRGTKDPDHPHNWLGFKKFVVILEIMLLTCVTYMGSAIYTPGQEEIQKEFGVGHVVGTLNLSMYVLGYGLGPMVFSPLSEFAMYGRQQLYIITLFLFSMLQIGCALVHNIAGLVILRFITGILCSPSLATGAASIGDIVTPQWVPVFIGMWSIGAVAAPVTGPLLGASMVVAKNWRWIFWLLMWMSAALLIVLIFFFPETGEDNILYRRCVRIRKITGDDRYYTFKAREEAKLTFKDIAVVALYRPFEIIVKEPIVLALDIYIALCYGTFYLFFEAFPIVFAGVYHFTLIELGLAYMGFCVGCVFAYAISLIFLSQYGARQAKKNRFTPETFLVLAMGVCWCLPLALFLFGWAASVHWTLPMLAEIFFVICVFNLFQATFSYLAMSYPKYMASVFAGNGVMRAGFACAFPLFGKAMYDNLAIKGYPVAWGSSLLGFFSIGLAVLPFLLYKYGPYLRSKSKFSG, encoded by the coding sequence ATGCGAAGCTTAATTTCAGCTTACGTCAACACATACAGGAACACATTTGCAGTCGATATCTTGGAACGGTTCAATCTTGTTCAAGTTGATGAGCACTTTGCTTTAAAagatgaatctgatgaCTCTTTGTGTAAAGAAGACATCTCCAAGGATGTGCCCAATGCAGATTTAGAAGCCCTAGAGAAGCAACCCAGCGGTAATGTTACTCTTGCAAGTGCTGGTGGTATTATCTCTGCTGGTGATGACAATTCGGGAGAGTTGAAAGATGCAAAGGATGCTACTGATCCATATCTAGTACAATTTAGGGGCACTAAAGACCCTGATCATCCTCATAATTGGTTAGGctttaaaaaatttgtGGTTATTTTAGAGATTATGTTGCTCACGTGTGTGACATACATGGGTTCTGCGATATACACTCCGggtcaagaagaaatccaGAAAGAATTTGGTGTGGGGCACGTTGTGGGGACTTTAAATTTGTCCATGTACGTGCTTGGTTACGGTTTAGGTCCAATGGTGTTCTCACCGTTATCAGAATTTGCTATGTACGGTCGCCAACAATTGTACATTATTactcttttccttttttctATGCTTCAGATTGGTTGTGCACTGGTGCATAACATTGCAGGTTTAGTCATTTTGCGGTTTATCACTGGTATCCTATGTTCGCCTTCATTGGCAACAGGTGCCGCTTCCATTGGTGATATTGTAACACCCCAATGGGTACCTGTATTTATTGGTATGTGGTCTATCGGTGCAGTGGCGGCTCCGGTTACGGGGCCATTGCTAGGTGCCTCAATGGTGGTTGCCAAAAACTGGAGATGGATCTTTTGGCTGCTTATGTGGATGAGTGCAGCCTTGTTGATcgttttaatttttttctttccagAAACTGGTGAAGACAATATTTTGTACCGCCGTTGTGTGAGAATAAGAAAGATTACAGGTGATGATAGGTATTACACTTTCAAAGCTCGTGAAGAAGCTAAGCTCACATTTAAGGATATTGCAGTTGTGGCACTTTATAGGCCATTTGAAATCATCGTCAAGGAACCCATCGTTTTGGCTCTGGATATTTATATCGCCTTATGTTACGGTACTTTTTACCTTTTCTTCGAAGCTTTCCCAATTGTCTTCGCAGGTGTTTACCACTTCACGCTAATTGAATTGGGATTGGCATATATGGGATTCTGTGTTGGGTGTGTCTTTGCTTATGCTatttctttaatctttcTCAGTCAGTATGGTGCTAGACAAGCTAAAAAGAATCGGTTTACACCGGAAACCTTCCTAGTTCTTGCTATGGGCGTGTGTTGGTGCCTACCGCTAGCGCTATTCCTCTTCGGCTGGGCTGCCAGCGTTCACTGGACATTGCCTATGCTTGCCGAGATTTTTTTCGTTATCTGCGTTTTCAATCTATTCCAAGCTACATTCTCCTACCTGGCAATGTCGTATCCAAAGTACATGGCGTCTGTTTTTGCAGGTAATGGTGTTATGCGGGCAGGATTCGCGTGTGCTTTCCCACTATTTGGTAAGGCGATGTATGACAACTTGGCTATAAAGGGCTATCCAGTAGCATGGGGGTCGTCATTGCTAGGATTTTTCTCTATTGGTCTAGCGGTATTACCGTTTCTGCTATACAAATACGGGCCATACTTGAGAAGCAAATCTAAGTTCTCGGGATAA